Within Butyrivibrio fibrisolvens, the genomic segment TACTGGAGGCTGTAGAGCTTGCACACCAGAAGGGGATTGTTGACGCAGTTCTTGTAGGCGATGCTGAGAAGATCGCTGAGATCGCTAAGTCTCTTAACATGAACCTTGATGAGTATGAAGTAATTGATGTTAAGGATATGCAGGAAGCTGCTATATGTGCTGTTAAGCTTGTACATGATGGCAAGGCTGATATTTACATGAAGGGTTCTCTTGATTCCAAGACTTTCCTTAAGAGTGTTCTTAACAAAGAAGTTGGTCTTCGTACAGGACAGACACTTTCTCACGTTTGCGTTTTCGAAATTCCGGGTATCGACAGACTTCTGTTCCTTACAGACGTTGCATTCCTTCCTTATCCAACACTTGAAGATAAAAAACAGATCATAGAATATACAGTTAATGTTGCAAGAGCTTGCGGCGTAGATATGCCTAAGGTAGCTCCTCTTGCAGCTGTAGAAGTTGTAAATCCTAAGATGCCAGTTACTGTAGAAGCTGATGAGCTTACTAAGGCTTGCGAAGCAGGAGAGATCAAGAACTGCATAGTTGATGGACCTCTTTCCATGGATCTTGCTATTGATCCTGAAGCTGCTAAGTTCAAACCAGGTGCTGAGAGCCGTAAGATCGTTGGTGATGCTGATATCCTTCTTTTCCCTGATATTCACGCTGGTAACCTTACATACAAGACAATCGTTCGTCTTGCTAAAGTTAAGAATGGTAACATTCTTCTTGGAACTAAGGCTCCTGTTATTCTTACATCACGTTCTGATAGTGTAGATGTTAAGCTCAACTCTATCGCACTTGCTGCTGTAGTTGCAGAAGATCAGAAGAACGGTACTTTATAATCAATAGAAATGTACTTCCGGAAATATAAAATCTTGTAACTATAAATTAAAAATCAAGAATACAGTTAGCTTACGAGGTGCTCGTATGTTTAACCTTTTCCTGATTTTTTCGTAAAAAAGGAGATAACATTATGGCAATCAAAAGCCTTATTATCAATCCAGGCTCAACATCAACCAAGATCGGTATCTTTGAGGATGAAG encodes:
- the ptb gene encoding phosphate butyryltransferase, giving the protein MSKSFDDILSKLKTTGKKKLAVAYAQDEHVLEAVELAHQKGIVDAVLVGDAEKIAEIAKSLNMNLDEYEVIDVKDMQEAAICAVKLVHDGKADIYMKGSLDSKTFLKSVLNKEVGLRTGQTLSHVCVFEIPGIDRLLFLTDVAFLPYPTLEDKKQIIEYTVNVARACGVDMPKVAPLAAVEVVNPKMPVTVEADELTKACEAGEIKNCIVDGPLSMDLAIDPEAAKFKPGAESRKIVGDADILLFPDIHAGNLTYKTIVRLAKVKNGNILLGTKAPVILTSRSDSVDVKLNSIALAAVVAEDQKNGTL